In Bacillus sp. Cs-700, one genomic interval encodes:
- the accC gene encoding acetyl-CoA carboxylase biotin carboxylase subunit, whose product MEIKKVLVANRGEIAVRIIRACEELGIETVAVYSQADKEALHVRLADEAYCIGPTASKDSYLNFTNIMSIATVTGVDAIHPGYGFLSENADFAELCRECNITFIGPSPEAISRMGTKDVARTTMKEAGVPIVPGSEGIVKDADEAVALANEMGYPVIIKATAGGGGKGIRIAKDENELVKGINITQQEASTAFGNPGVYIEKFIEDFRHVEIQVLADNHGNAIHLGERDCSIQRRLQKLVEETPSPALDETIRKKMGDAAVRAAKAVQYSGAGTVEFIFEPTGNFYFMEMNTRIQVEHPVTEMVTGIDLIKEQIRAASDETLRYTQEDVTFKGWAIECRINAEDPDKKFMPSPGKVDMYLPPGGFGVRVDSAVYPGYDILPFYDSMVAKLITYADTREEAIARMKRALGEFVVEGVKTTIPFHMRLMSHEKFVSGDFNTKFLEKYDLTEQSTNSK is encoded by the coding sequence ATGGAGATTAAGAAAGTACTTGTAGCCAATCGAGGAGAAATTGCCGTTCGAATTATCCGTGCTTGTGAAGAGCTTGGAATTGAAACGGTTGCTGTGTATTCTCAAGCCGATAAAGAAGCCCTGCATGTTAGGTTAGCAGATGAAGCTTATTGTATTGGACCAACTGCTTCAAAAGACAGCTATTTAAATTTCACCAACATCATGAGTATTGCAACGGTAACCGGTGTTGATGCGATTCATCCTGGTTATGGATTTCTTTCGGAAAACGCAGACTTTGCAGAGTTATGTAGAGAGTGCAATATTACGTTCATTGGACCAAGCCCTGAGGCGATTAGTCGTATGGGTACCAAGGACGTTGCTAGAACAACGATGAAGGAAGCGGGAGTTCCGATTGTACCCGGTTCTGAGGGCATCGTGAAGGATGCAGACGAAGCGGTAGCTTTAGCTAATGAGATGGGGTATCCTGTCATTATTAAAGCGACCGCTGGCGGTGGTGGTAAAGGTATCCGGATTGCTAAGGATGAAAACGAATTAGTAAAAGGAATTAACATTACCCAGCAGGAAGCATCGACTGCATTTGGTAATCCTGGTGTCTACATTGAGAAGTTTATCGAAGATTTTCGCCATGTGGAAATTCAGGTCCTTGCTGATAATCATGGCAATGCGATCCATCTTGGAGAGCGAGATTGCTCAATCCAAAGACGTTTGCAGAAGCTTGTAGAGGAAACCCCTTCCCCAGCTCTTGATGAAACCATCAGAAAAAAAATGGGTGATGCTGCCGTTCGTGCTGCGAAAGCCGTCCAATATTCTGGTGCAGGAACTGTTGAGTTTATTTTTGAGCCAACAGGGAATTTTTATTTTATGGAAATGAATACACGTATTCAGGTTGAGCATCCTGTGACAGAAATGGTAACGGGTATTGATTTAATTAAAGAGCAAATTCGAGCTGCTTCTGATGAAACGTTGCGATACACTCAGGAAGATGTAACGTTCAAAGGATGGGCGATTGAATGTCGCATTAATGCAGAAGACCCTGACAAGAAATTCATGCCCTCTCCAGGGAAGGTGGACATGTACCTCCCTCCAGGTGGGTTTGGCGTTCGTGTAGATTCTGCTGTCTATCCTGGTTATGATATTTTGCCTTTCTATGATTCAATGGTAGCAAAGCTCATTACTTACGCTGATACAAGAGAAGAAGCGATTGCTAGAATGAAGCGAGCTCTTGGAGAGTTTGTGGTGGAAGGTGTCAAAACGACAATTCCATTCCATATGCGTTTAATGAGTCACGAGAAATTTGTAAGCGGCGATTTCAATACTAAGTTTCTTGAGAAATACGATTTAACAGAACAATCAACGAATTCTAAGTGA
- the accB gene encoding acetyl-CoA carboxylase biotin carboxyl carrier protein — MLKVQEIRELIKLIDQSSIDEFEYESDGSKIVLKKNEVQYAEAPVQQPVQQTIAQQPVDQTMPASSPVKEEPKAAQKEEVQDESLHKIESPMVGTFYARPNPESELYVKTGEKVSEDSVVCIIEAMKLFNEIEAEVNGEIVEMLVEDGQLVEYGQPLFLVKA, encoded by the coding sequence TTGTTAAAAGTTCAAGAAATTCGCGAATTGATCAAACTAATTGATCAATCAAGCATTGATGAATTTGAATATGAAAGTGATGGATCTAAGATTGTATTAAAGAAAAATGAAGTGCAATATGCAGAAGCACCTGTTCAACAACCTGTACAGCAAACCATTGCACAACAGCCTGTTGATCAAACGATGCCGGCTTCTTCTCCTGTAAAAGAAGAACCTAAAGCGGCTCAAAAAGAAGAAGTACAAGATGAATCATTACATAAAATCGAATCACCAATGGTTGGAACGTTCTATGCTCGTCCGAATCCAGAATCGGAACTTTACGTGAAAACTGGAGAGAAAGTTTCAGAAGATAGCGTAGTCTGCATCATTGAAGCAATGAAGCTTTTTAATGAAATAGAAGCAGAGGTAAATGGAGAAATCGTTGAAATGCTAGTTGAGGATGGACAGCTAGTTGAATACGGACAACCTCTGTTTTTAGTGAAAGCATAG
- a CDS encoding SpoIIIAH-like family protein, with product MVLKKQTVWLLTMLSLIIVLSAYYIMTPGSDNVAYVGDQEQSEEGAKGEEAKETNGVEDKSVSMNVSGDEVFAALRLEIQEKRDAAIEDYTAVIASEASADLRNEAHEQRQELMALSQKESVLENVIKSEGYSDAVVYTLEDEKVRVIVKADQLSNEEANNIMVLAEEQLGEGHRIAVEFQPVAK from the coding sequence ATGGTCTTAAAAAAGCAAACGGTATGGTTATTGACAATGCTAAGTTTAATTATCGTTTTATCAGCTTATTACATCATGACACCTGGTTCAGATAATGTGGCATATGTGGGAGATCAGGAGCAAAGCGAGGAAGGAGCGAAAGGAGAAGAAGCAAAAGAAACGAATGGTGTTGAAGATAAGTCTGTTTCGATGAATGTTTCTGGTGATGAAGTCTTTGCGGCGCTAAGGCTTGAAATTCAAGAAAAGCGAGATGCAGCGATTGAAGATTATACGGCTGTGATAGCAAGTGAAGCATCAGCAGACTTACGAAATGAAGCACACGAACAGCGTCAAGAATTAATGGCATTGTCTCAAAAGGAATCAGTTCTAGAGAATGTGATTAAGTCAGAAGGGTATAGTGATGCAGTGGTTTATACCCTTGAAGACGAAAAAGTAAGAGTAATTGTTAAAGCGGATCAGCTATCAAATGAAGAAGCAAATAACATTATGGTGCTAGCAGAAGAACAGTTAGGGGAAGGTCATAGAATTGCTGTAGAATTTCAGCCTGTGGCAAAGTAG
- the spoIIIAG gene encoding stage III sporulation protein AG: protein MDEKPTNWLDQLKKPKKKKGIPLYYLIIAAGIGVIFMFSGSFFSTPDPGQQVFNEQESSSESEAAFSQKKSSPSSMSEYENMYETQLKEALDEVAGVSDATVIVNLDSTEQKVVEKNSTSTDKYTYESPNDGGSRKIEEQSSDEQVVIVQNDNGQGPIVVSTKKPVVRGVVVVAVGAENMEVKKMVVDAVTRLLDVKSHRVMVLPKKLKGES, encoded by the coding sequence ATGGATGAAAAACCAACAAACTGGCTAGATCAATTGAAAAAACCGAAGAAGAAAAAAGGAATTCCTCTTTATTATTTAATAATTGCAGCAGGGATTGGCGTCATCTTCATGTTTTCCGGTAGTTTCTTCTCGACGCCTGACCCGGGCCAACAAGTGTTCAATGAGCAGGAAAGCTCATCGGAAAGTGAAGCAGCTTTTAGTCAAAAAAAGTCCAGTCCCTCGTCAATGTCAGAATATGAAAATATGTATGAAACTCAATTAAAGGAAGCGTTAGACGAAGTGGCTGGAGTGTCAGATGCCACTGTCATTGTTAATTTAGATTCTACAGAGCAAAAAGTTGTGGAGAAAAACAGCACTTCTACTGATAAATATACTTATGAATCTCCTAACGATGGAGGTTCGAGAAAGATTGAAGAACAATCAAGCGATGAACAAGTCGTTATTGTCCAGAATGATAATGGTCAAGGACCGATCGTAGTAAGTACGAAGAAACCGGTTGTAAGAGGTGTAGTTGTCGTGGCAGTCGGAGCAGAAAACATGGAAGTGAAAAAAATGGTTGTCGATGCAGTGACAAGACTACTTGATGTGAAAAGTCATCGGGTGATGGTTTTGCCGAAAAAACTAAAGGGGGAATCATGA
- the spoIIIAF gene encoding stage III sporulation protein AF, whose amino-acid sequence MAVITGWITNIIVLILLATVLELLLPNSSMQRYVKMVIGLMLMAVILSPILTIFTKDFDSMLRSAALTDPTPDVRMENQIESKKSEIQASNAAYIEEQMAVQMKSQVEKELRDQFNLEITHVGLELKDAAGEKNIEQIAVTVSKAVEKDVQDVEAVSVSFELSEEEVQSSDAQSKKVAYFLADEWGLYPNQVGVQVKGGE is encoded by the coding sequence GTGGCAGTTATTACGGGATGGATCACGAATATCATTGTTCTTATTTTACTTGCTACCGTGCTTGAATTGTTGTTGCCAAATTCTAGTATGCAACGATATGTGAAAATGGTCATCGGATTAATGTTAATGGCTGTTATTCTATCGCCTATTCTAACAATCTTCACAAAAGATTTTGATTCAATGTTAAGATCAGCAGCTCTCACAGATCCGACTCCGGATGTAAGGATGGAAAATCAGATAGAATCAAAGAAAAGTGAAATACAAGCATCCAATGCTGCATATATTGAAGAACAAATGGCTGTCCAAATGAAAAGCCAGGTTGAAAAGGAGTTGAGAGACCAGTTTAACCTTGAAATCACACATGTAGGTCTTGAGCTAAAAGATGCAGCTGGAGAAAAGAATATTGAACAAATTGCAGTAACAGTAAGTAAGGCAGTAGAAAAGGATGTTCAGGACGTCGAAGCTGTATCGGTATCATTTGAACTATCGGAAGAAGAGGTTCAATCATCAGATGCACAGTCAAAGAAAGTCGCTTATTTTCTAGCTGATGAATGGGGATTATATCCAAACCAGGTTGGCGTTCAGGTGAAGGGAGGAGAGTAG
- the spoIIIAE gene encoding stage III sporulation protein AE encodes MPHIKKTMLMLLFLCFTLLQFQSTVLAQGEENEPLTTQIVDKQLNTLGLQEIQAYWDEVIEEYGGFLPESQKGSFLEFIKGEKQFSLKAYLLGLLKFLFHELLVHGKLLGSLILLTIFSILLQNMQNAFEHKAVSTVAYGIIYMVLIILALNSFHVAIQYTESAIANMMGFLLALIPLLLALIASVGGVASVAFFHPIVLFLVNTGGLLIQKFVLPMLFLSAVLAIVSTISEQYKVTQLSNLLRNIAIGTLGVFFAVFLGVISVQGASTAVADGVTIRAAKFVTGNFIPVVGRMFTDATDTVLSASVLLKNTVGLAGVVILLMICAFPALKVLSLVLIYNIAAAVIQPLGGGPIIQSLNVISKSILFIFAALAIVSLMFFLAVTIIIASGNITLMVR; translated from the coding sequence ATGCCTCACATAAAAAAAACGATGTTGATGCTACTATTCCTCTGCTTCACCTTATTGCAATTTCAATCTACAGTACTTGCTCAGGGCGAAGAAAATGAGCCGCTAACAACTCAAATTGTAGACAAGCAGTTAAACACACTCGGATTACAAGAGATTCAGGCCTATTGGGACGAAGTGATCGAAGAGTATGGCGGCTTTTTGCCTGAAAGTCAGAAAGGTTCCTTCTTGGAATTTATAAAAGGAGAAAAACAATTTTCTCTAAAAGCTTATTTATTAGGACTATTGAAATTTCTTTTTCATGAATTACTTGTCCATGGCAAATTGCTTGGTAGCTTGATATTGTTAACTATTTTCAGCATTTTGTTACAAAACATGCAAAATGCTTTTGAACATAAAGCAGTAAGCACGGTGGCGTATGGCATTATCTATATGGTTTTAATCATTCTTGCACTTAATAGTTTTCACGTGGCAATTCAATATACAGAAAGCGCGATAGCAAATATGATGGGATTTCTCTTAGCATTAATTCCGCTACTTTTAGCATTGATTGCTTCTGTTGGTGGCGTTGCTTCTGTAGCTTTTTTTCACCCAATCGTCCTGTTTTTAGTTAACACTGGTGGATTGCTTATCCAGAAGTTTGTACTACCAATGCTTTTTCTGTCCGCAGTTCTTGCGATTGTAAGTACGATTAGTGAGCAGTACAAAGTTACCCAGCTTTCTAATTTACTACGAAATATAGCGATCGGTACACTAGGAGTATTTTTTGCAGTATTTTTAGGTGTGATTTCAGTGCAGGGTGCCTCAACCGCCGTAGCAGATGGTGTGACGATTCGTGCTGCTAAATTTGTAACTGGTAATTTTATACCTGTTGTAGGACGGATGTTCACGGACGCAACAGATACCGTACTAAGTGCATCGGTGCTCTTAAAAAATACGGTAGGACTAGCTGGGGTTGTTATTTTACTAATGATATGTGCATTCCCTGCATTAAAAGTTTTATCACTAGTACTGATTTATAACATTGCGGCAGCAGTCATTCAACCATTAGGAGGAGGACCAATTATCCAGTCTCTTAATGTAATATCAAAAAGTATTTTGTTTATTTTTGCAGCTCTTGCCATTGTTTCATTGATGTTTTTCTTAGCAGTAACAATCATTATAGCATCTGGAAATATTACGCTAATGGTGCGTTAG
- the spoIIIAD gene encoding stage III sporulation protein AD: MDILQIVGLGLIATFLVIVVKEQKPVFAFTITVFTGALIFLYLIGEIQHIIQMLESLASKANIEIVYVETVLKIIGIAYIAEFGAQIVRDAGQGAIASKIELAGKLLILAMAIPILTLIIETVLKLLPS, encoded by the coding sequence ATTGATATTTTGCAAATCGTTGGTTTAGGTTTAATCGCTACCTTCCTTGTCATTGTTGTCAAAGAACAAAAGCCTGTGTTTGCCTTTACAATAACGGTTTTCACAGGCGCTTTGATTTTTCTATATTTAATTGGAGAAATTCAACATATTATTCAAATGTTAGAAAGTCTGGCGTCAAAAGCAAATATCGAAATTGTCTATGTTGAAACGGTGTTAAAGATTATAGGAATTGCCTATATTGCTGAATTCGGTGCGCAAATTGTGAGGGATGCTGGTCAAGGGGCGATTGCTTCGAAGATTGAACTTGCTGGTAAATTATTAATCTTAGCGATGGCCATACCGATTCTCACACTGATTATTGAAACGGTGCTTAAACTTTTACCATCATAA
- the spoIIIAC gene encoding stage III sporulation protein AC, whose product MNHDVNTIFQIAGIGIIVAMLHTILKQMGKEEYAHWVTLIGFIVVLYMVITIIDDLFQKIRGVFLFQG is encoded by the coding sequence ATGAATCATGATGTGAATACAATTTTCCAAATAGCGGGTATCGGGATCATTGTGGCAATGCTTCATACGATTCTTAAGCAAATGGGGAAAGAGGAGTATGCGCACTGGGTTACCTTAATTGGTTTTATCGTTGTTCTTTATATGGTAATCACGATCATTGACGATCTTTTTCAGAAAATACGAGGGGTCTTCCTTTTCCAGGGTTAG
- the spoIIIAB gene encoding stage III sporulation protein SpoIIIAB, producing the protein MKLLGAVLIILASTWAGVEWSRTVSERSRQLRQLKAALQSLEAEIVYGMTPLSVACSHICRQVGHPTSWFFDSFRKKLDAGQGTAYEAWMESMDEVWKYTAFKQEEKEVMKQLGATIGQHDREHEQKQIKLALIHLEREESEARDNQMKYERMFKSLGVLGGILLVILLI; encoded by the coding sequence ATGAAGTTATTAGGTGCAGTGCTTATTATTTTAGCGAGTACGTGGGCAGGTGTGGAATGGTCAAGAACTGTGAGCGAACGATCTCGACAATTGCGGCAGTTAAAAGCAGCACTTCAGTCATTGGAAGCTGAAATAGTATATGGAATGACCCCACTCAGTGTTGCCTGTAGTCACATTTGTAGACAGGTAGGTCACCCTACTTCCTGGTTTTTCGATTCATTTCGGAAAAAGCTCGATGCTGGACAAGGCACAGCTTATGAAGCATGGATGGAAAGCATGGACGAGGTTTGGAAGTATACGGCTTTTAAGCAAGAAGAGAAAGAAGTAATGAAACAACTTGGTGCCACTATCGGGCAACACGATCGGGAGCATGAACAGAAACAAATTAAACTTGCCTTGATTCATTTGGAAAGAGAAGAAAGTGAAGCGAGAGACAACCAAATGAAGTATGAAAGGATGTTTAAGAGTCTTGGGGTCCTTGGAGGGATTCTTCTTGTCATTTTATTGATTTAG
- the spoIIIAA gene encoding stage III sporulation protein AA — translation MEEALRVLPENVKKILLQYTEMEKSTIEEIRMRINRPLEIMINGKPNFPLLNGQTYFISKDDSSQMINKLSHYSLYALEEELKKGFVTIEGGHRVGLAGKVITLNGHVKAIRDIASFNVRIAKQKLGIAIPLVSYLYAGGWTNTIILGPPQSGKTTMLRDLTRIMAEGDDIRRIPSAKVGIVDERSEIAGCVQGIPQHRLGNRVDVLDACPKAEGMMMMIRSMSPEILIVDEIGRKEDSEAIVEAINAGINLVVTVHGTSMDDLHRRPSMKALLNSGSFERIVELSRKNGPGTIHAIKDKTGKEIRRKKVI, via the coding sequence GTGGAAGAAGCTCTTCGTGTGCTTCCAGAAAACGTAAAGAAAATACTGCTTCAATACACAGAAATGGAAAAATCAACGATTGAAGAAATTCGAATGCGCATTAACCGTCCGCTTGAAATAATGATCAATGGAAAACCGAATTTTCCTCTCTTAAACGGTCAAACATACTTCATTTCAAAAGATGATAGTTCACAAATGATAAATAAACTTAGCCATTATTCCCTGTACGCGTTAGAAGAAGAATTAAAAAAGGGATTTGTCACGATTGAAGGCGGGCACCGCGTCGGTCTTGCAGGAAAAGTCATTACGCTAAACGGACATGTTAAAGCGATCCGTGACATTGCATCATTTAATGTCAGAATTGCAAAACAAAAGCTTGGAATAGCTATACCGCTTGTATCATATCTTTATGCAGGGGGATGGACAAATACAATTATTTTAGGACCACCACAATCCGGCAAAACGACGATGCTGCGTGACCTAACTCGAATAATGGCTGAAGGCGATGACATAAGAAGAATTCCGTCAGCCAAAGTAGGGATTGTTGATGAACGGTCTGAAATTGCTGGTTGTGTCCAAGGAATCCCTCAACATCGGTTAGGAAACCGCGTCGATGTTCTGGATGCTTGTCCAAAAGCTGAAGGAATGATGATGATGATTCGTTCCATGAGTCCAGAAATATTGATTGTTGATGAAATTGGGCGAAAAGAAGATAGTGAAGCTATTGTCGAAGCGATTAATGCCGGTATTAACCTTGTTGTAACTGTCCACGGAACGAGCATGGATGATTTACACAGAAGGCCTAGTATGAAAGCTTTATTGAACTCTGGATCTTTTGAAAGAATTGTCGAACTGTCACGTAAAAATGGTCCTGGGACGATTCATGCGATCAAAGATAAAACGGGTAAGGAAATTCGACGTAAAAAGGTGATCTAG
- a CDS encoding DUF2619 domain-containing protein: protein MIHSVLVMGLLRILSGVTELIAAVLILVFHDLKTAMLINAFLAIVGPIILVVTMTAGLIGLAGDLSITKILFIVIGVGFILIGTLS, encoded by the coding sequence ATGATTCATTCCGTTCTTGTAATGGGTTTACTTCGCATACTCTCAGGTGTTACTGAGCTAATTGCTGCTGTATTAATTCTAGTTTTCCATGATCTTAAAACCGCAATGTTGATCAATGCATTTTTAGCTATTGTCGGGCCTATCATCCTTGTCGTTACGATGACAGCTGGACTAATTGGTCTAGCAGGAGATCTATCAATCACAAAAATTCTATTCATTGTAATTGGTGTAGGCTTTATTTTAATTGGGACGCTCTCATAG
- a CDS encoding TetR/AcrR family transcriptional regulator: MKKEENNMEWLFDEELSDSGDLTEKQKRIVKAAVEMFQEKGFSASSTSEIARRAGVAEGTIFRHYRTKKDLLLAIVTPVMSHLVAPFIVKDLDKVLKQDYEHYEDFLKAVVRNRQTFIRKNLPIVKILIQEIPFHEELRTQFIENIAKDLFDRFGKVVVHFQEKGELIEIPSSSAIRLSLTAILGFFLARYIMVPDRDWDDEKEIEITVQFILHGLKAR; this comes from the coding sequence ATGAAGAAGGAAGAGAATAACATGGAATGGCTTTTTGATGAAGAATTGAGCGATTCCGGAGATTTAACTGAGAAGCAAAAGCGCATCGTAAAAGCAGCGGTTGAGATGTTTCAGGAAAAGGGATTTTCTGCTTCATCAACTAGCGAAATTGCCAGACGTGCTGGTGTAGCAGAAGGAACGATATTTCGCCACTATCGTACGAAAAAAGATTTGCTTCTAGCTATTGTTACACCTGTCATGAGTCATCTTGTTGCTCCTTTTATCGTTAAAGATTTAGATAAAGTACTAAAACAAGACTATGAGCACTATGAAGATTTTTTAAAGGCGGTTGTAAGAAATAGACAAACATTTATTCGTAAGAACTTACCGATTGTGAAAATCCTTATTCAAGAAATTCCCTTTCATGAAGAACTTCGCACACAATTTATCGAGAATATAGCGAAAGATTTATTTGATCGATTTGGAAAAGTAGTCGTTCACTTTCAAGAAAAAGGAGAATTGATTGAAATCCCCTCATCCTCTGCCATTCGACTTTCATTAACCGCCATTCTCGGTTTTTTTCTAGCAAGATATATTATGGTTCCGGACCGTGATTGGGATGATGAGAAAGAAATCGAAATAACTGTTCAATTCATATTACATGGTTTAAAAGCAAGATAA
- a CDS encoding ABC transporter permease, translating to MRIFAVVIRILKQFISDKRTMALMIVAPIIILTMLSLVFNGEDLELKLGVRNTPESIVEQLEKHASVKPIASDEAIEPTLKKDYDAVIDFGNGSKKLYLEGSNPSINRAVINMVQSSSMVKNQEMDLEVSYLFGSNNMSSFDHFGPVLVGFFIFFFVFLIAGVSFLRERTQGTLERVLATPIKRWELVTGYVIGFGLFTMLQSAIIALYSIYVIDLMMEGAFLYVLLITLMLALSALTLGTLLSSFAKNELQMIQFIPLVVVPQIFFSGLFNLDTISNYLSWIGPLTPLYYGADALRSVMIKGQGLTDIWIDLLVLLGFSIVFMILNIYALKKHRRI from the coding sequence ATGAGGATATTTGCAGTTGTAATAAGGATATTGAAGCAGTTTATAAGTGATAAACGAACGATGGCTTTAATGATTGTGGCACCTATTATCATTTTAACGATGCTATCTCTGGTCTTTAACGGAGAAGATCTGGAATTGAAACTAGGCGTACGAAACACCCCAGAATCGATCGTTGAACAATTGGAAAAACACGCTAGTGTAAAACCCATCGCTTCAGATGAAGCTATTGAACCTACTTTAAAAAAAGATTATGATGCTGTGATTGATTTTGGGAACGGTTCGAAAAAGCTATATCTTGAGGGGAGCAATCCATCTATTAATCGAGCAGTCATAAATATGGTTCAAAGTAGTTCAATGGTAAAAAATCAAGAAATGGATTTAGAAGTGTCCTATTTGTTTGGTTCGAACAATATGAGTTCATTTGATCACTTTGGACCTGTTTTAGTAGGCTTCTTTATATTCTTCTTTGTGTTTTTAATTGCTGGAGTCTCTTTCTTAAGAGAGAGGACACAAGGGACGCTTGAACGAGTTTTGGCTACCCCAATAAAAAGGTGGGAACTTGTAACAGGTTATGTAATCGGTTTTGGATTATTTACAATGCTTCAATCGGCCATAATAGCATTATATAGTATTTATGTGATTGATCTTATGATGGAAGGAGCTTTCCTTTACGTCTTGTTGATTACACTTATGCTAGCGTTAAGTGCACTAACGTTGGGAACTTTACTATCCTCATTCGCAAAAAATGAATTGCAAATGATTCAGTTCATTCCTCTTGTGGTCGTTCCCCAAATCTTTTTCTCTGGGTTGTTTAATCTTGATACGATCTCAAACTATCTTAGCTGGATTGGTCCGTTAACTCCTTTGTATTATGGAGCTGATGCCCTGAGAAGTGTTATGATTAAAGGACAAGGCTTAACAGATATATGGATTGATTTACTTGTTTTACTTGGATTTTCAATCGTTTTTATGATTTTAAACATATACGCACTAAAAAAACATCGACGAATATAG
- a CDS encoding ABC transporter ATP-binding protein: MPKDAIEANVTKNYGKTTILDHVNLSLKRGEIFGLLGPSGSGKTTLVKLLCGIEEASDGEVKVLDTKMPNLNMMKKVGYMAQADALYGELTAFENLKFFATLSGVHRRDQKERIIEVMQLVNLENELQKKVEDFSGGMKRRLSLAIALLHNPEILLLDEPTVGIDPSLRQKIWWTFEKLRSNGVLILVTTHVMDEAERCSRLGMIRNGQLIAVGTPDELKKQTDSVTIEEAFLSFGGGVE, from the coding sequence ATGCCCAAAGATGCAATTGAAGCAAATGTTACGAAGAACTACGGCAAAACGACTATTTTAGATCATGTTAATCTTTCACTAAAACGCGGTGAGATATTCGGTCTCTTAGGACCATCCGGCTCTGGTAAGACTACCTTAGTGAAACTCTTATGTGGTATTGAAGAGGCTTCTGATGGTGAGGTGAAGGTGCTCGATACGAAAATGCCCAATCTTAATATGATGAAGAAAGTTGGTTATATGGCGCAGGCGGATGCTTTGTATGGTGAATTAACCGCTTTTGAGAATTTAAAGTTTTTTGCAACTCTAAGCGGTGTCCATCGACGTGATCAAAAAGAACGGATTATAGAGGTAATGCAGCTCGTTAATTTAGAGAATGAACTTCAAAAGAAAGTTGAAGATTTTTCAGGTGGAATGAAGCGACGCTTATCCCTCGCCATTGCTTTGTTGCATAATCCTGAAATTTTACTGTTAGATGAGCCAACTGTTGGAATTGATCCCTCACTTAGACAAAAAATTTGGTGGACATTTGAAAAACTAAGAAGCAACGGAGTGCTCATATTGGTAACCACTCATGTAATGGATGAAGCTGAAAGATGTTCAAGGCTTGGTATGATCCGAAATGGTCAATTGATCGCAGTCGGTACACCGGACGAATTAAAAAAACAAACTGACTCAGTAACAATCGAGGAAGCGTTTCTTTCATTTGGAGGTGGGGTGGAATGA
- the efp gene encoding elongation factor P, with the protein MISVNDLKTGLTIEVDNGIWTVMEFQHVKPGKGAAFVRTKLRNLRTGGIQEKTFRAGEKVSKAHIENRKMQYLYASGDMHTFMDTTSYEQVELPTEQINYELKFLKENMEISIRTYGEETIGVELPNTVELVVTETEPGIKGDTASGGTKPATVETGLTVQVPFFVNQGDILIIDTSKGEYVSRG; encoded by the coding sequence ATGATTTCTGTTAACGATTTAAAAACTGGTCTTACAATTGAAGTGGATAATGGGATTTGGACAGTAATGGAATTTCAACACGTGAAACCTGGTAAAGGAGCAGCTTTCGTAAGAACAAAGCTACGTAACCTTCGTACTGGCGGTATTCAAGAAAAAACATTCCGTGCTGGCGAAAAGGTTTCGAAAGCTCATATTGAAAACCGTAAAATGCAGTATCTTTATGCAAGTGGAGATATGCACACATTTATGGATACAACTTCTTATGAGCAAGTTGAGCTTCCGACTGAGCAAATTAATTATGAACTCAAATTCCTAAAAGAAAACATGGAAATTTCCATTCGTACTTACGGTGAAGAAACAATTGGTGTGGAATTACCAAATACTGTTGAACTTGTTGTTACTGAAACTGAGCCTGGTATTAAAGGTGATACAGCTTCAGGAGGAACAAAGCCTGCAACTGTTGAAACTGGTTTAACGGTTCAAGTGCCGTTCTTTGTGAACCAGGGAGACATTCTCATTATTGATACTTCTAAGGGTGAATATGTATCAAGAGGATAG